Proteins co-encoded in one Bacillota bacterium genomic window:
- the eutL gene encoding ethanolamine utilization microcompartment protein EutL yields the protein MYGFKPIRAEVLAIKLIPSINQSMAEKLQLQPHQKSVGMLTCNIDDVGYTAVDEATKKAEVEVVYARSFYAGAAHASGPLSGEFIGILAGPNPAEVKAGINAAIECIERDACFYAANEEGTIAMYPHCISRTGTFLSKQCGIPAGEPLAYLIAPPIEALYAVDQAIKAAEVKMVQFFGPPSETNFAGAHLTGTQSACKAACDAFAAAVMEVARYPKRF from the coding sequence GTGTACGGCTTCAAGCCAATCCGCGCGGAGGTCCTCGCCATCAAACTGATCCCCAGTATTAACCAGTCTATGGCGGAGAAGCTCCAGCTCCAGCCCCACCAGAAGAGTGTAGGGATGCTGACCTGCAACATCGACGACGTTGGTTACACGGCCGTGGACGAGGCGACCAAGAAAGCGGAGGTGGAGGTGGTCTACGCCAGGTCCTTTTACGCCGGCGCGGCGCACGCCTCGGGTCCGCTCTCGGGCGAGTTCATCGGCATCCTGGCGGGCCCCAACCCTGCTGAGGTCAAGGCCGGTATCAACGCGGCCATCGAGTGTATCGAACGCGACGCGTGTTTCTACGCGGCGAACGAAGAGGGAACCATCGCAATGTATCCGCACTGCATCTCGAGGACGGGGACATTCCTTTCAAAGCAGTGCGGCATTCCGGCTGGCGAGCCTCTTGCGTACTTGATAGCCCCGCCCATTGAGGCCTTGTACGCGGTGGACCAGGCCATCAAGGCCGCCGAGGTGAAGATGGTCCAGTTCTTCGGCCCGCCATCCGAGACCAACTTCGCCGGGGCGCACCTCACGGGGACCCAGTCCGCATGCAAGGCGGCGTGTGACGCGTTTGCGGCGGCCGTAATGGAAGTTGCGCGCTATCCGAAGCGTTTCTGA